GAGAACACGCGATAGTCGTCGGCCGGGCGCGCCGAACGGGCATGCGGTCCCCAGATGCCTACCAGGCCGTCACGAAATTCACCGTCCTCCCAATGTGCGAGCAGCGTCCGGCGCGAGCCCTCGAAGCGAGGCATCCCGGCCAGCGGCGGCCGCGGCCGGTCCCGAAGCCACACGCTGAAGGAGGGGCCATCCATGGCAACTTCGACCGTCGCCATCGAGCTCAGGTAGTCCAGATAGATCCGCCCGTTCCGCTCATTGGGCCACACCCGCGACTCGCGCTCCGCACGCCGCTTGAACACCGCGGCGGTGAGTTTCCGGCCGTACTTGCCGATTCGCAGCCGGTAGCAATCCCGCGGCGAATTGGCGCGAAGCATGAACTCCGCCGGGCGGCCATGCACGGCAGCCAGCACGAACGCCTGTGAGTCCGCCATGGTGGCCGAAGGCATCAGCAGATGTCCGCCGGACGGCACGGCCGATGAACGCCCGTCGTAGGGCTCGATGGCGAGCCTCGCCGATTCAAAGGACCGCCACAGCGCCACGGCGTTCGGTTCGGAGAAGTCGGTTCCGAAATCGAGTCGGTTTCGGAACCACGCGACTGCGCCGGCGGCGGTAGCGGCAGTCGCCGCGGCGGAGGCGCACGCCCCGCGCAAGAATGCGCGCCGTGAATCGGCAGCCTGGCGGCGGCGTGTTTCCTCCGCCCATGAGCGAACCGGGTCGTAGTAGTCAGGCAGGTTGTTGATGGTCACGTCTGGTCCCGGGCCGGAGTGCAGGAGCGGCGTCGGACCCCTTCCCTCGGCCGTACGGTGGAAAAGGTTGAGGATGGACGGAGGAGGATCTGGGCGGGTACTCATTCCTTGTTCCTTTCCCGGTTCATCGGGCGGAATCCGATCGCCCTTTAGAGGGGTTCGCCTAGCCCGCGCCGTAGTGTCCTAGTACCTCTCTCGATTGAGGCATCTGCACCACGTCGTCCGGTGATATAATACCGCCGGACGGATTCACCGATGGAAGGACCGAGGAGATCTTTATGCATATTGGCCGACTGCCGGTAGCGACTCCCATCGCCGGCTTTATCCTGTTGACTGGCCTTGCGTTAACGTCCGCTGCGGGACCCGCCACCGAATCCGTGCCGCCGAAGAGCTTCACCGTCGCCCAGAAGCGCTGGTGGGCTTTCCAGCCCGTGGCGCCGGTCTCAGTTCCGGCCGTCAGGAAAACCGGCTGGGGGCGCAACGAGATCGATCGGTTCGTTCTCGCCAAACTCGAAGCCAATGGACTCGCGCCGAACCCCGAAGCCGACCGGCGCACTCTCCTGCGCCGTGCGAGCCTCGATCTGATCGGACTGCCGCCCACTCCAGAGGAAATGCAGGCATTCCTCGCCGATACGTCGCCCGAAGCGTGGGAGAAAGCCGTAGACCGGCTGCTGGCCTCGAAGCACTACGGGGAGCGCTGGGCCAGGCACTGGCTCGATCTCGCCCGTTATGCCGACAGCGAAGGTTTCAAGAGCGACGAAACACGCCCCAACGTGTGGCGCTATCGCGACTACGTGATCGAGTCGTTCAACGCCGACAAGCCGTATGACCGTTTCGTGCAGGAACAGATCGCCGGTGACGAGATGTTTGCGAACGATCCGCAAGCGCTCGTAGCCACCGGGTTCAACCGGCACTTCCCGGACGAGAGCAATGCCCGGAACCTGATGCAACGGCGCCAGGAACTGCTCAACGACATCACCGACGTCGTCGGGCAAACATTCATGGCGATGACGGTGGGCTGCGCGCGCTGCCACGATCACAAGTTTGATCCCATCCTGCAGAAGGATTACTACCGGCTTCAGGCGTTCTTCGCCAACACCCGGATCGACGATCATGCGGCGCTGGTCTCGCCGGAAGCCAAAGCCGAGTACGCGCGCAAGCAGGCCGTTTGGGAAGAGAAGACCCGTTCGATTCGAGACAACATGCGGGTGCTGGTTGAGCCGAAGCAGAAGGCCATGTGGAAGGAAGGCTTCGACAAGTTTCCACCCGAGATTCAGGACGCCATCATCACGCCGCCGGACAAGCGCACTCCCATCCAGTGGCACATGTACTACAAGGGCCGCCCGCAAGTGGAGTTCAGCGTGGAGGCCGCCGCAAAGAAACTCAAGGGCGACGAGGCGAAGCGCTACAAGGAACTGGCGCGGGAGCTGGCGGCGTTCGATTCGATCAAGCCGGCTGCGTTGCCCCTCGCGCAGGCGATGGTGGACAACGGCGTCGAATCGCCCAAGACACACGTACTTTCGGTGGGCGTGTACGATGCCTACAAGGAAGAAGTTCAGCCCGGATTTCTGACGATACTCGATGCCGGCGATGCGGTCGTTGCGGCCGGCGCGAATACTTCGGGCCGCCGCGCCGCGCTCGCGAAGTGGCTCACGAAAGCGGACAATCCGCTCACCTATCGCGTGATGGTGAACCGCGTGTGGCATTACCACTTCGGCCGCGGGATCTCCGGCACGCCAAGCGATTTCGGCGTGATGGGCGAGCGGCCGTCGCACCGCGAACTGCTTGACTGGCTGACGGCGCAGTTCGCCGCCGATGGTTACAGCCTCAAGAAACTCCACAAGCGGTTGCTCCTGTCGGCCACCTGGCGGCAATCGTCGGATTTCCGCGCCGAAGCGGCGAAGGCCGATCCCGATAACAAACTGCTTTGGCGCTTCAACCGCCGCCGGCTGGAGGGGGAAATCATTCGCGATTCCATGCTCTCGGTGGCGGGTATGCTCAACACGAAGATGTACGGGCGAGGCGTCTTCCCGCCGATGCCGCCGGGCGTGATCACCCGGGGCGGATGGCAGACGGAAGAGGATGAGTCGGAATCGCTCCGGCGCAGCGTTTACACCTTCGTCCGGCGCAACACGCGCTACCCGATGTTCGAGACCTTCGACATGCCGGATACACATGAGAGCTGCGCGCGGCGGAGCCTCACCGTCTCCCCGAACCAGGCGCTCGACTTGCTGAACAACGAACTCGTGGTTGGGTGGGCGCAGGCGCTCGCCAGGCGCGTTTCGAACGACGCCGGCGTTTCGGCCGAAGGCCAGGTGGAGCGCGCGTATCGCTTCACCTATGGGCGTTCGCCGGACGCTGGCGAGTTGGCCGCGGGGAGCAGTTTCCTGGCGCGGCAATCGGCGCTGGCCGGCGGACGCGACGCGGCGCTCGTGGACCTGTGCCACATGCTGCTCAACTCGAACGAATTCGTCTACCTCAACTAGGAGCGCGCCCATGCTCGACAAACTCGGACATCAATGGCCGGTTCGGTCGCGGCGGGAGTTCTTCCGGAACGCGGGCAGCGGCTTGGCCGGTATCGCTCTTGCCGGAATGGTCGCCGAGGACCAGGCTCGGGCCGCCGGCGCCGATCCGATGGCTCCTAAGCCGGGCCATCACACGCCGAAGGCGAAGTCCGTCATCTGGCTGTTCATGGAAGGCGGCCCCAGCCACATCGATCTGTTCGACCCCAAGCCGAAGCTGAACGAACTTAACGGCAAGCCGATGCCGGAATCGTTCGGCAAGCCGATCACCGCCATGGGAACGGCCGGCAACACGCTGATGGGATCCCCGCGGAAGTGGAAGCAGCATGGGCAAAGCGGACTCTGGGTCTCGGACTGGTATCCGCACATCGCCCGGCACGTGGACGATATGGCTGTGCTCCGCTCCTGCTGGGCGAACGGTTTGAATCACGTCGGCTCGGTGTGCCAGATGAACACCGGCGATATCCTCGCCGGGCGGCCGGCGCTGGGTGCGTGGGTCACCTACGGGCTCGGCAGCGCAAATCGCAATCTGCCGACGTTTGTGATCCTCCTCGACGACCGCGAGCCCGTGGGCGGCCCCAAGAACTGGAATTCAGGATTCCTGCCGGCTACGTTCCAGGGGACGCAGTTCCGACAGGGCGGCACACCGATCCTCCATCTGGCGTCGCCCAAGAATATCAGCCGCGAGCGCCAGCGCGGGAAGCTCGATTACTTGCAGCAACTGAACGAACGCTGGTCCCGCGACAAGGCCGAGGACACGGAACTCGAGGCGCGCATCCAGAGCTACGAACTCGCCTACAAGATGCAGGCCACGGCGCCGGAAGCAGTCGATATCGGCAAGGAGACCGAGGCAACGCGCTCGATGTACGGAATGGATGACGAAGCCACGCGAGCGTTCGGCGCCAACTGCCTGCTGGCGCGGCGGCTGGTGGAGCGCGGGGTTCGCTTCGTCGAGCTGTATTGCGGCTCCGGAAGCGGGTGGGACGCGCACTCGAACATCGAAGGCAACCATTCCAAGTGGTGCCGCGCTTCCGATAAACCGATCGCCGGATTGCTGACTGACCTCAAGCAGCGCGGCATGCTCGACGACACGCTTGTGGTGTGGGGCGGGGAATTCGGCCGCACGCCGTTCAACGAGAAAGGCGACGGGCGGGATCATAATCCGTGGGGATTCACGATGTTCTTCGCCGGCGGCGGCGCCAAGGGCGGCCGGACCGTCGGCGCCACCGACGAGATCGGCCTGCGCGCAGTGGAGCGGCCGGCGCACGTCCACGACATCCACGCCTCGATCCTGCACCTGCTTGGGCTGGATCACATCAAGCTCACCTACCTGCACAACGGCCGGGCTGAGCGGCCCACCATTGTCGGCGGCGCGCTGATCCCCGAGATTTGGACCTAGTCTAGGATCCTAAACGATCAACATACAGTCGCCGTAGGAGAAGAACCGGTATCCGTCGGCCACGGCCGCCGCGTATGCCTCCTTCATCAGCTCAGTCCCGCCGAAAGCGCACACGAGGACGAACAGGCTCGATTTCGGCAGGTGGAAGTTGGTGAGCATGGCTCCGGTGTGCCGGAAGTCGAACCCGGGCCGGATGAACAGCGATGTTTCGCCCGAGCCTGGGATCGTTCCCGCTGTTTCGAGTGTGCGCACTACCGTCGTTCCCACGGCAACCAGCCGCCGGGCCGCGCGCATCGCCGCCGCCGATTCGTCGGAAATCGAGTATGTCTCCGAGTGCAGTGCCACCTCGTCGAGGTTTTGGCTCCGCAGCGGTTGGAACGTGCCGAGACCCACATGCAGCGTCACGCGCGCCGTGCTCGGGCATGCGGCGAGAATCTCCGGTGTGAAGTGGAGGCCGGCGGTGGGCGCCGCCACGGACCCTCGTTCGCGCGCGAACACTGTCTGGTAACGCTCACGGTCGGACGCGGCGTCGTCTCGCCGGATGTAGGGCGGGAGCGGGACGTGCCCGATGGTTTCCACTGTCTCCCAGAAGCCGCCCGCCGCCGTGAAGCGCAGCGTGCGCTCGCCGTGTCCATCGCGTCCGAGGACCGTGGCCGATAGTCCGCCGTCGAACTCGACGGTGTCGCCAGTGCGGACCTTGCGGCCTGGGTGAACCAGACAAAGCCAGGTGAGCCCATCGGCGACGCTTGCCACCGGACGTACCAGGAAGACCTCGACGCGGCCCTCGAAGCCCGGCCGCCGGCCGATGAGCCGGGCAGGAAAGACCCGTGACTCGTTGAGCACTACGCAGTCTCCAGGATGGAGATGGCTCGTGAAATCGCGGAACTGTTGGTGAGACCACGTGCCCGCCGCCCGATCCACCACGAGCATACGCGACGCGGCGCGGTCGGTGAGCGGTTGCTGTGCGATGAGTTCGGGAGGCAGCGTGAAGTCGAAATCGGCGAGTGACTGCAATTCGCTAGGTTAACGCAGCGCTCCGATCCGGGTCCGCATATAATCGGGACCAATGAAAGCACGTGCGTTAACCCTGGGCATGGCAGCGGCGATGCTGGTCGCGGTGGTGGCGCGTGACCATCGCGCAAGCCAAGCCGCGCAGCGCGACACAACAACATGGGGCGCAGCCGAACCGTCCTGGTCGCCAGACGGCCGACGGCTGGCGTTCACTCTATTCGGGTCCATCTGGACCGTCGCGGCCGATGGCGGCGAAGCCACGCAGGTCTCGAGCGGCGATAGCTATCACGCGCACCCGGCGTGGTCTCCTAAGGACGCACAGATCGCTTTCATCGCCGGTGCGCCGCCTGCCGGTGTTCTTCCAACCATCCGTGGCGCCCTGCGGATCGTCGACGGCGAGTCCGGCGTGGAGCGAACGATCTCCTTGCCGCACGAAACAGCCGGCACGCCGTCGTGGTCGCCGGACGGGACCGAGATCGCCATCCCGCTCAACGTGCCCGACACGGGGGCGCAGATCCATATCGTACGCGTGGCCGAAGGTTCCGTCCGCCGGGCCCAGGAGCGTTCGCAAAGAGGCAGGACCGGGTCCTGGTTCTACACCGCCTGGGCGCCGGCCACCGATCTCTTCTGGACCGGCCAGCAGTTCGCCGCGGTCCAGAACGGCTCCCAGAAGTTCGGCGCGCCGCAGGTTTGGACGATGCCTCCCGGAGACAACCCCATCCGCATTCAGCTTCCGCTCACCTCCTATCGTCTTGGCGACATCGCGCAGCTTCAATCCATCGCCACTCTCGCCGGCGGAGAGGCCGTGTACTCGGCGGTGATCGTCAACGGAAAGGGCGACCGCGAACTCTACCGCGTCACGCGCGGCTCGGCGCCTTCCGCGATCACCAATTCGCCGCGCGACGAGTTCTCGCCAGCGGTTTCGCCCGATGGGAAAACGCTCGCCTTCGAATCGAACCGCCTCGGAAATCTCGACCTGTTTACCGTGCCGCTGGCCGGGGGCGAAGCCCGGCATGTGCGAATCACGGGTCTACGGTTCCGCGCGGCATACGCTCGCGTGCGGATTCGCGTCACCGACGAAACCGGTCAGCCCGCGCGGGCGCGGTTGTTCGTGAGGGCCTCTGACGATCGGGCCTATGCGCCTCCGGGTGCACCGGTGTTCTACTACAGCCTCGAGCCCGGCCGCGGCCGCGAAGGCTTTTTTCTCTCGAGCGGAGACGACGAGTTGATCCTCCCGGCCGGCCGCCTGCAGCTAACGGCGCTCAAGGGCATCGAGTATCGCATCGAGGACCGAAGCGTCGACCTCGCACCCGGCCAGACCACGGAACTTTCCATCGCCATGGCCCGCTGGACTAACTGGAACCAGAAAGGCTGGTATACCGGTGAGAACCACTTCCACGCCAACTACAACGGAAGCTACTACCAGCGGCCGCCGGACTCGCTCGACTGGCTCGAGGCCGAAGACCTGAACGCCGCCAACATGATCGTCGCCAATTCGGAAGGCGCCTTCGTCCACGACAAGGAGTTTTTCACTGGCGGCGTCAGTACCGCTTCGAAGCCGCGCTTCCAGCTCTATTGGGGTCAGGAGTACCGCAATTCGGATCCACTCGGCCACATGGCGTTCCTGAATATCAAAGCGCAGGTTCCGCCGTCGTTCACCAGTGTCGTGGGCAGCAACTCACCCTATGATTTTCCGTTGAACACGATGGCTGCGATCGAGGCCCGCAAACAGGGCGGCGTGGTGGTGTACGTTCACCCGATGTCCGGCGCGATCTTCGATCCGATGGACACCAACCTCGGGGCCAAGGAGGCTCCGCTCACGGCCGCGCTCGACGCCATGGACGCCATCGACATCATGCCCTACGGTCCGGCCGCATTCGAGATGTGGTACCGCCTGCTCAACAGCGGATTCCGCATCGCGCCCGGCGCAGGCACCGACGTCTTCACTAATTGGCGCGGCATCAACCGCATTCCTGGACTTTCCCGCCAGTACGTGGAAACCGGGACCGCGTTCAACTGGGCCCGATGGATTGAGCGCTATCGCGCTGGCCGCGTCTTTGTCACGAACGGGCCACTCCTCGAGTTCAACGTGAACGGCCAGGGCATGGGTTCGGTGATACAAGCCGCCAGTACGCCCTACCGCGCAAAACTCTCGACTTCGGTCTCTGGGCGCGATCCGGTGGAACTGGTGGAGTTGATTCGCAATGGTGAGGTGATCGAATCGTCGAAGCCCGCGGCGGGCGCGGCGACGCACCGGATCGAAAAAGAGGTGATGGTGGATCGCAGTTCGTGGTTTGCCGTCCGCGTCACCGGCCGCCCGGCGCGCGGGCTGAACGAGCCCCTTCGCGCGCATTCGGCTCCCGTATGGGTGGAAGCGGACCGTCGGCCGGTGCTCATCCGCGACGACGTAGAGTTGATGATCCGCTGGCTGGAGCGATTCTGGGCGTACCTCGAAGAGCGTGACAACTTCGGACCGGGCGACAATCGCCGCCGGGCGCGCGCGATGTGGGAGCAGGGCATCGCTCACTTCCGGGCCAAGCTGGAACAAGCGCGCTAACCGGCCACGCCCCGGTAGAATGGCAGATTGCGCATCCTCGGCATTGAGAGTTCGTGCGACGAGACGGCGGCGGCAGTCGTGGAAGACGGCCGGCGGGTACTTGCGAGCGTCGTCGCTTCGCAGCTCGACGTCCACGCGCGATACGGCGGCGTAGTCCCCGAACTGGCCTCCCGCGAACACCTGCGCGCCATTGTCCCGGTGGTGCGAGAAGCGATGGAACGCGCCGGATGCGCTTGGGGCGATCTTGCCGCCATCGCCGTCACTGAGGGGCCCGGACTGGTCGGGTCGCTGCTCGTCGGCGTCACCTATGCCAAGGCGCTCTGCTTCGCGCGCGGCCTGCCGCTCATTGGAGTGAACCATGTCGAGGGGCATATCCATGCGGTAGTGATGGAAGCGCATCCGGTTCCGCTGCCGGCGGTGGCGTTGGTTGTGAGCGGTGGGCACACGCATTTGTTCGAAGTGAGCGAAGGGTTCCGCTACCGGCTGCTTGGCCGCACCCGCGACGACGCGGCGGGCGAAGCCTACGACAAAGTCGCCAAGCTTCTTGGCTATGGGTATCCGGGCGGACCCATCCTCGACGCGCTCGCCCCCTGTGGCGATGCGCACGCCATCCGGTTCACCGTCGCAAAGATGAAGGGTAACGATCTCGACTTCAGCTTCTCCGGACTGAAGACCGCCGTCCTGCGCTGGGTGGAGGCGCGGGACATGACCGGGGAGATTGCAGCGCGCAAAGCCATCGGACGAACGGACCTCGAGGGCTGGCGGGTCGCCTCGCCCCAGTCCACGCTCGACCTGATCGCGTCCTTCCAGGCCGCCGTCATCGAAGAGCTCCTGCGCCGCACCGCGCAGGCGGTAGAAGAAACTGGCGCGACGTCGGCGATCGTCTCCGGAGGCGTTGCCTGCAACGCGGGCCTCCGTGCCGCCGCCTCTTCGCGCATCGGCGCGCCCGTCTATTTCCCTACGCCCGGGCTCTCTACCGACAACGCCGCCATGATCGCCGCCGCCGCGTTCCCGAAGTTCGCCCGTGGAGATTTTGCCGGATGGGATCTGCGCGCCAAGGCCAACCTGAGTCTGACATAATCTCGTAGTTATGATTGCGAAGAGAATGTTCCTCGCGCTCGCGGTGTGCGGCGCGCTGCAAGCCGCCGTCCAGGATGTTCAGCTCAACGAGCGCTTCGATCTGGCCGGCGGAAAGGCGTTCGGTAAGACCGGTCCATATGAGACGTTGACGGGCAAGGTGTACTTCGCCGTGGACCCGAAGGCGGCTGCCAACGCAATGATCGCGGATATCGAACTGGCGCCTCGCAACGAAGCCGGCCTGGTGGAGTTCGCCGCCGATTTCTACGTCATCAAACCGCGCGACCCGGCTAGCGGAAATGGCACGATTCTGTACGAAGTGTCCAACCGTGGGAACAAGGGCCTCCTCTCCATGTTCGATCGCGGCGCCAGTGGATCGCTCGACCCACGTACCGCGGCCGCGCTCGGCGATAGCTTCCTGCTCGAGCAGGGCTACACGCTCGTCTGGCTCGGCTGGCAATGGGACGTCCCCACAGACCGCGCTGAGAAGCTTCGCCTCTTTGCTCCCGTGGTGAAGGGCATCAGCGGCAAGGTCCGCTCTGAGATCCTCGTCGACTCGCGAACCACCGAGCATTCGCTGGCCGACCGTAATCACATCGCCTATCGCGTGACGGAGCCGGCCACCGCGGCGATGACCGTCCGCGATCGCTGCGACTCCGAGCGTCGTCCGGTTTCGAAGGACGCCTGGAAGTTCACCGGCGACGGTACGGGAGTGATCATGCCCGCCGGATTCGAGCCCGGCCTGATCTATGAGGTGGTCTATACGACGACCGATCCGGTGGTGATGGGCCTCGGCCCGGCGGCGGTTCGCGATTTCATTTCTTATCTCAAGTATGGATCGCCAGCGGCTGGAAGAGCGGCACTTGGCGACCAACGCCGCTTTCTGAAACGTGCCGTGGGCTTCGGCACATCGCAAAGCGGCCGCTTCCTGCGGACGTTTCTCTATTACGGATTCAACGCCGACGAGGCCGGCAAGCAGGTCTTCGATGGAGTGTGGGCCCACGTGGCCGGCGCCGGGCGGGGAAGCTTCAACCATCGCTTCGCGCAGCCGTCGCGCGACGGCCATCCCCACATGAACTGCCTCTACCCGACCGACATCTTTCCGTTTACCGACGAAACCGAGACGGACGACGTCACCGGCTGGTCCGGTTCGATTCTCGCAAAGGCTCGTGAAAAGAACGTGGTGCCGAAGATCTTCTATACCAACGGTTCATATGAGTATTGGGGCCGTGCGGCGGCGCTGATCCATTCCTCATTGGACGGCCGGAAGGACGTATCGCTCGCCGCCGATACGCGTGCCTACTTCATTGCCGGGACCCAACACGGCGCGGGCTCATTTCCCCCCAACCAGCGGACCACGGCAAATCCGTCCAACGTGAACGACTACCGCTGGCACATGCGGGCGCTCCTGGTGGCGATGAACGCCTGGGTGTCGGAGGGCAAGGCGCCGCCGGCGTCGCAAATCCCGTTGGCCGGTAGGGATCAGTTGGTAACCGTCGGTGCGATCAACTGGCCAAAGATCCCCGGAAGCCACCTTCCGGAGCGGCCGCAGCGATCCTGGCGCGCTGACTACGGTCCGGAATTCATGACCAAGGGCATAGTGACCGAGGATCCACCGAAGCTCGGTAAGCCGTTCGCGGCGGTGGTGCCGCAGGTCGACCGGGATGGAAACGAGACCTCCGGCATCCGTGCGCCGATGCTCCAGGTTCCGCTCGCCACGCTCACCGGGTGGAATCTCCGCACCAAAGAGGTCGGCGCGGAAAACGAAATCTACAGCATGGTCGGTTCTACGTTCCGGTTTCCAAGAACGAAGGCGGAACGGACCCGCACGAAGGACCCGCGCCCCTCGATCGAAGAACGCTACAAGGGCAAAGACGACTATCTGTCGAAATACCGCGCCGCCGCCGAGAAACTGGCGGACGACGGATACCTCCTGCGGAGCGACTTGGAGGATGTGGTGAAGGTGGGCGGCGCGTATTGGGATTGGGCGACCTCCGCCCAATAGCGGGTAGACTGAGTACAGAATGCATCCTAGAGCCGGCGAGCAGCCGCTTGCAGCGCCCATTCCGGGCATCGAAAAGATTATCGCCGTCGGATCCGGCAAGGGCGGCGTGGGAAAAACGACGGTTTCGGTGAATCTCGCCATCGCCTTGTCGAGGCTGGGCCGCCGAGTCGGCCTCCTCGACGCCGACGTGTATGGACCCAACGTGCCGCGCATGCTCGGCATGGAGGGGGCGCCGCATGCCGTGGACAATCGCATTGTGCCGCTCGAGAAGAGCGGGCTCAAAGTGCTTTCAATGGGGTTCCTCAACCCCGGCGACAAGCCCGTTGTGTGGCGCGGACCGATGCTGCACAGCGTGATGCAGCAGTTCCTACACGGCACCGACTGGGGTGAGCTCGACTACCTGATCATCGACCTTCCGCCGGGCACTGGCGACGTGGCGTTGTCGCTCGCGCAAACGGCGCCCGTTTCCGGAGCCATTGTGGTGACGACGCCGTCCGAGGTGTCGCTCGAGGATGCGCGCAAGGCCGTGAACATGTTCCGTCAGTTCCGCGTGGATGTGCTGGGCGTGGTCGAGAACATGAGCTATCTGCTGGCTCCGCAGTCCAAGGAGCGGATCGACGTGTTCGGCTCCGGCGGCGCGGTGCGCCTCGCCGGTGCGATGGGGATCCCGGTGCTCGCGGAACTGGCGTTGGACCCGGCCGTCCGCTCCGGCGGCGATACCGGCAAGCCAGTTGCGTTCGGCGACGCGCCGGCCTTCGAGGAGTTGGCGCGGACAGTGGACTCACGGGCGGGGCAGTCCGCCGCCAAAGGCCCGTCGATGGTGGTGGAAGACTAACTCTAGCTCGGCCAGCACGGCGTTTCGCCGGCGATTCGATGATGTGGAAGTCGAGATCGATGGCGGTGGCTAGTTGACATAATATACGTTATCGGTAACCGTGGCGACCGGCCGGGGTATTGATTAACGAATGGTAATTCATGTATACTCATTCAGTCTGGCTCCACCAGCACAGGGGTATCAATGAGTCTTCGATCCGCGATCCTGATCCTGGCCTCCGTTTCGGCCTCTCTCCACGCACAAACCCGCATCACCGGCACCGTCACTGACGACTCCGGCGCGGTCGTCGTCGGCGCGGTGGTTACCGCGCGAAACGTGGAAACAGGAATCACCACAAACGCCGACTCCACCGCCACCGGCGTCTACACCATCTCGTTCCTCAATCCGGGCCGCTACGAGATCCTTTGCGAGATGTCCGGCTTCAAGCGCTTTTCGCGATCCGGCGTAGTCCTCGAGACCGGCACCACCTCCACCATTGACATCCAGCTCCAGCTTGGCCAGGTCTCGGAGACGGTCAGCGTGGAGGCTTCGGTCCCACTGCTCGAGAGCGAGTCAAGCTCTGTCGGCCAGTTGATCGAGAACAAGTTCATCCTCAACATGCCGATCCAATCCCGCCGGAGCGCCGCGCTGGTCCGCCTGATGGGCAACATCAGCTACCGCTCCGAAGACGGCGGCGAGGCGGTACCCAAGTTCTCCATGGCCGGCGGACGCAGCCAGAACCAGATGTGGGCGCTCGACGGCGGCGTCACGCAAAACATGGCCATCGGCGTGGCGCAGCTTTCGCTCAATCCTCCAAACGAAGCCCTCCAGGAATTCAAGGCGATCTCGAACAACT
This DNA window, taken from Bryobacteraceae bacterium, encodes the following:
- a CDS encoding DUF1549 and DUF1553 domain-containing protein, translating into MHIGRLPVATPIAGFILLTGLALTSAAGPATESVPPKSFTVAQKRWWAFQPVAPVSVPAVRKTGWGRNEIDRFVLAKLEANGLAPNPEADRRTLLRRASLDLIGLPPTPEEMQAFLADTSPEAWEKAVDRLLASKHYGERWARHWLDLARYADSEGFKSDETRPNVWRYRDYVIESFNADKPYDRFVQEQIAGDEMFANDPQALVATGFNRHFPDESNARNLMQRRQELLNDITDVVGQTFMAMTVGCARCHDHKFDPILQKDYYRLQAFFANTRIDDHAALVSPEAKAEYARKQAVWEEKTRSIRDNMRVLVEPKQKAMWKEGFDKFPPEIQDAIITPPDKRTPIQWHMYYKGRPQVEFSVEAAAKKLKGDEAKRYKELARELAAFDSIKPAALPLAQAMVDNGVESPKTHVLSVGVYDAYKEEVQPGFLTILDAGDAVVAAGANTSGRRAALAKWLTKADNPLTYRVMVNRVWHYHFGRGISGTPSDFGVMGERPSHRELLDWLTAQFAADGYSLKKLHKRLLLSATWRQSSDFRAEAAKADPDNKLLWRFNRRRLEGEIIRDSMLSVAGMLNTKMYGRGVFPPMPPGVITRGGWQTEEDESESLRRSVYTFVRRNTRYPMFETFDMPDTHESCARRSLTVSPNQALDLLNNELVVGWAQALARRVSNDAGVSAEGQVERAYRFTYGRSPDAGELAAGSSFLARQSALAGGRDAALVDLCHMLLNSNEFVYLN
- a CDS encoding DUF1501 domain-containing protein → MLDKLGHQWPVRSRREFFRNAGSGLAGIALAGMVAEDQARAAGADPMAPKPGHHTPKAKSVIWLFMEGGPSHIDLFDPKPKLNELNGKPMPESFGKPITAMGTAGNTLMGSPRKWKQHGQSGLWVSDWYPHIARHVDDMAVLRSCWANGLNHVGSVCQMNTGDILAGRPALGAWVTYGLGSANRNLPTFVILLDDREPVGGPKNWNSGFLPATFQGTQFRQGGTPILHLASPKNISRERQRGKLDYLQQLNERWSRDKAEDTELEARIQSYELAYKMQATAPEAVDIGKETEATRSMYGMDDEATRAFGANCLLARRLVERGVRFVELYCGSGSGWDAHSNIEGNHSKWCRASDKPIAGLLTDLKQRGMLDDTLVVWGGEFGRTPFNEKGDGRDHNPWGFTMFFAGGGAKGGRTVGATDEIGLRAVERPAHVHDIHASILHLLGLDHIKLTYLHNGRAERPTIVGGALIPEIWT
- the queA gene encoding tRNA preQ1(34) S-adenosylmethionine ribosyltransferase-isomerase QueA, which codes for MQSLADFDFTLPPELIAQQPLTDRAASRMLVVDRAAGTWSHQQFRDFTSHLHPGDCVVLNESRVFPARLIGRRPGFEGRVEVFLVRPVASVADGLTWLCLVHPGRKVRTGDTVEFDGGLSATVLGRDGHGERTLRFTAAGGFWETVETIGHVPLPPYIRRDDAASDRERYQTVFARERGSVAAPTAGLHFTPEILAACPSTARVTLHVGLGTFQPLRSQNLDEVALHSETYSISDESAAAMRAARRLVAVGTTVVRTLETAGTIPGSGETSLFIRPGFDFRHTGAMLTNFHLPKSSLFVLVCAFGGTELMKEAYAAAVADGYRFFSYGDCMLIV
- a CDS encoding CehA/McbA family metallohydrolase, whose protein sequence is MKARALTLGMAAAMLVAVVARDHRASQAAQRDTTTWGAAEPSWSPDGRRLAFTLFGSIWTVAADGGEATQVSSGDSYHAHPAWSPKDAQIAFIAGAPPAGVLPTIRGALRIVDGESGVERTISLPHETAGTPSWSPDGTEIAIPLNVPDTGAQIHIVRVAEGSVRRAQERSQRGRTGSWFYTAWAPATDLFWTGQQFAAVQNGSQKFGAPQVWTMPPGDNPIRIQLPLTSYRLGDIAQLQSIATLAGGEAVYSAVIVNGKGDRELYRVTRGSAPSAITNSPRDEFSPAVSPDGKTLAFESNRLGNLDLFTVPLAGGEARHVRITGLRFRAAYARVRIRVTDETGQPARARLFVRASDDRAYAPPGAPVFYYSLEPGRGREGFFLSSGDDELILPAGRLQLTALKGIEYRIEDRSVDLAPGQTTELSIAMARWTNWNQKGWYTGENHFHANYNGSYYQRPPDSLDWLEAEDLNAANMIVANSEGAFVHDKEFFTGGVSTASKPRFQLYWGQEYRNSDPLGHMAFLNIKAQVPPSFTSVVGSNSPYDFPLNTMAAIEARKQGGVVVYVHPMSGAIFDPMDTNLGAKEAPLTAALDAMDAIDIMPYGPAAFEMWYRLLNSGFRIAPGAGTDVFTNWRGINRIPGLSRQYVETGTAFNWARWIERYRAGRVFVTNGPLLEFNVNGQGMGSVIQAASTPYRAKLSTSVSGRDPVELVELIRNGEVIESSKPAAGAATHRIEKEVMVDRSSWFAVRVTGRPARGLNEPLRAHSAPVWVEADRRPVLIRDDVELMIRWLERFWAYLEERDNFGPGDNRRRARAMWEQGIAHFRAKLEQAR
- the tsaD gene encoding tRNA (adenosine(37)-N6)-threonylcarbamoyltransferase complex transferase subunit TsaD, with translation MRILGIESSCDETAAAVVEDGRRVLASVVASQLDVHARYGGVVPELASREHLRAIVPVVREAMERAGCAWGDLAAIAVTEGPGLVGSLLVGVTYAKALCFARGLPLIGVNHVEGHIHAVVMEAHPVPLPAVALVVSGGHTHLFEVSEGFRYRLLGRTRDDAAGEAYDKVAKLLGYGYPGGPILDALAPCGDAHAIRFTVAKMKGNDLDFSFSGLKTAVLRWVEARDMTGEIAARKAIGRTDLEGWRVASPQSTLDLIASFQAAVIEELLRRTAQAVEETGATSAIVSGGVACNAGLRAAASSRIGAPVYFPTPGLSTDNAAMIAAAAFPKFARGDFAGWDLRAKANLSLT